TGTAGTCTGTGCCAAATTAAGGTAACATCTTCGGGGCAAATGGAAATGCACGTCAAGGGAGTGAAGCACCAGAAGAATCTACGCAAAGTGAGTATGGAGCCGGACATAGAGATGGACTCAGTCCCGTCCGAAGGATCGATTGCGGCCAGTCTTGGTGAGGAGTTGTCGGCTGCGGATCAATCCATGTACCGCACACCGACCGGCGGCTACTACTGCGAGCTCTGCAAGAAGCTCATGAACCATGCGACCACCTTGCAACAGCATCTGTGTGGCAAGAAGCACTTGAAGACAGTACGTCAGCATGCTGAACAGTCTAGTCAATAATTTAACGATCTCATTATTTAAGCAACATTTTGTATGGCAATACCATCTTCGAATACTTAGATGGAAAAGATTGGTCCGTCTCCCATTGCCCATTAAGTTACCTTTATTTTGTCTGCATTAGACTGCATTCCCAGTGTGTATTGCTATACACAGTATTACAGCATGTAAAACAGCATTTAGTTTAGCGAAaacatttctttttttttatcatCTAGGGTGTAACCCCAAAGTGGAAGGGATACGATACCGACAAAACACTCAATAAATCTTGTAAAAATTGTTATTATGCTGTAAAGTTCGTGTTTTATCCCAGGATGAGATTTGGCTGAAAATTTCCAGCCCCTGAAGGCTTTATCTTTAAAGGAAACTAGATGAAAGTAGACGGCCCAAAACTTATGTAGGCCTATCGAATTTAGAAGTCTAATGCACAAGTTTTCACGACTATCATTCCTATAACCCAAACTTCCCCCAAGCGCTGAGAAtatattcatattcatatcACAACATCGAAGTGGAGAACATGCTCGTTTAGATGCAGatacattttaatttatgGATAAGTGGTGCAAACAATTTTATGAATAAATGCAAAATTATTTTACGCTTTTGCTTGTTTCACAATATACACTCTTATAGCACTTTTATTATTgttttaaaatattacaaaacgaaattttttgtttttcattttttggTTAAATTCAAGATTTTGTATGTGGGGGCACCACACATACAGGATAGTTCCTTTCTTTAGAGTAAAATGCACACTTTTTGACCTTATTTGATActagagaaaactaaaattaatgcatatatacatacatatgtgtatatgtatatgtatgatGGCATTATATACAACGACTAACACGAGCGGAAGCGGCAACATTACATTCTCACTGTTTCACAGCATTTCGGATTAGATCAGATGTTGGAAACGTTTAGCCCCCCGTTCTCAGATACGATACGGATTGAGTTGGTCCATGCTTATTGTGTGGGCGAGAACTCAGTGGGAGCGAGGACGCGGCAATGCATATCTCGAATCAACGGCACAGTGTAGGCTACACACTCGTCCCAGCCAGGGGAACGCCATGCGGCCTCTCTGGTCTCCTTGCGGTCCTGCAGCGAGCTGTAGCCTGTGCAATTAATAAAATTGGGAATCGTTCTTCATCTGTTCCAAggaatacatatatgtactatatagTTTTACATACACCAGATGTGATGGACATTGTAAAGTCGGCCGATCTGCGAGAAGAACCCAGCAAAGGCTTCGTTGTTGTGCTTGCGATAGTTGATGGCACGAGCCCAGTTGTTTCCCCATTCAATCATGGTGCCAGGCGTCAGTCGATATGATCTGCAATTTATGTATAGGATATAGGGTAATTTATCGTTTCATATATGATTTTGAATGGATTTTGTACCGCATTTCGTAGATGTTCTTGCCGGAACGGCTGGCAATCTGCGGCCAGTAGCTGAAGGCCAACAGATATTGAAGGTGGCGAGAGCGCAGAAATTTGGAACGCTCCTGCATTAGACTCAGGTACTCTGGATCGTTCCACAGATCCTCTTTGGCCTGATCGATTTTCTCGAAGCCACCCGTGTATTTCCATAAATGCAAGCACTGATCCATGTCGCCCACCTGCACGCTCCATGACGCCACCAAATTGCAAGACAGATTTGCCTTTTTATCGTTCATCAAAGACACGGTTGTTTTGCTAAAAGGAAATGGAAGTATTCAAGACAGTTTGTGAGACAATTCGTAAAGGTCACCAACCAACCAGAAACGTTTTTGAGAACCAAAAGGTTTGATAATGAATATAAGTATTTTTTGTGGAGGAACGGGGAAACCTTTGGATTAGCCCAATGAAACGTACTTGCTACTGGGTCAATTGTTAAAAATTGTTAGCTGGAATATGCCACTCCACTCACTAGTTATTAAGATAGGCGCTCATCGAGTCGGGTCGTACATTATGTGTATGCAATGCATATATGATTTCCTTGTCGCTCAGCATGCGGCTGTGCGACTCTTTGGTTGGTTCGATTTTCCGCACAAGTAACTTTGAGAACCATGAATCTGATTCCCTGCAGTTGGCAGTGGTCGAAATCCATCTAAAAGTACAAAATTGACAATATTAATCCGATTAGCAAGCCCAAAACTCAATCAGAAAGATAACTTTGATAATTTTATTGGTAAGAAATGAATGACTAGGGTTCACCAGCAGATATTATAAAAGAAAAAGTCTTTTTATTCCCAATCTTATCTTTCATATATTCCGATATTCATGAAAGAATAGGGATGGCTTCAGTAAAGATTGTATTTTAATTAGATTCACAAgatattttttttgtagaATAGATATGGCATTCAAATGATCTGTGAGTAAtacatattatatattatatttccTTCCGCTCTTCTGGAAGACATTTCCCATGAGCGGAATTATACCTTAGATATAAAATAGGCCGATAcaaattaattatttttatacTATAAAGAAAACTTTGGAatgtatgcatatgtatgcatatttATCACTTGGGCGGACATCATTAAGGGTGTCCGCCCACGAGAGTTTTTCCTTTACGCGTCtgtatgcatacatatgtatgtctggCTATTTTACTCCTTAGAGTACTAAGAAATGAGTGCTATTTGATATTCTacttttaaataaatattaatgcACCTTTCGACGAATGTACGAGCAtgcatacatatttatgtacatatgtacatacatatacagcTGCGTATGTTTGGACGTGCTATTTATTATTTCATATTTCTTACCTGACAGCGGACAGGCCATTGTTATTGCCGACACTCAGAATGTTACGTAGCTTCAACATTTTCGATTTGGTTTGACCGAATTATGCAGCGATGCAAGCGTTGATTGAGATATGAAAGCTGTGGGAAATCAGTTGCATATTATTTGTGCTGCTGTTATCATTaatatgtgttttttttgcgCACTGCCTCCCCTGCCGCGTCGTGTGTACTTTAGTCAAGGTGAAGTCAGAGTCAGACCGAGCTAACAAGTGCGACAGTAATTGCCTTTTCGCATCGATAATATAGATGGGGTGTCGTGTTGCGAGTTATCCTCCTGTCCGTTTCCCCGTGTGTCCGGTGGAATTTATCTGTGCTCTGTGTCGTATTGACGGATTATTTCCATAGTTAATGTGATTGCAATTTGAGCTTTATCGAGTCCTACAAGGTCGAAGGGAGGCAGCGCAGGGGATATCTGTTGCACATTAGAAACCCACTTGTTGTATTGTTGCGGTATTTTTCGTAAATCAAACTACTATCTAGGAACAAACGTTAACtttaaaagaaaataaaaaaattgtgGGCCTataaattattatttctgaccctcaaaaatataccgaaatataccgtctcattttcaaaatataccgtaaatgtACTGATAAATTATATACcaccatattcctcgattttgatattcagttgaatattattagctagcTGGAACTTTTAGATCTAagcacataattttatccgattaatgagTCGATTTCCTAGatgactggcttattttaagTACTTCCTTCAATTTGATTGATTATAAAATAAAGTTTAAGCAAAAAGGTCAACAAAAATTTTCACTAAATTAATGTTTttacatggtaactacacAGTAAGTACACATTTGCTACATGCTAACTACATATTTCTTAATTATCAACAGAGACACCTGACGAGGAAGTGTGCACGGTTGTTGGAAAAATACTGGAAGAGATTAGAATGTATTAGTATATTCAAAATCCTATACAAAATATAccgatatatatgtatatatatgtatatacattaTCCAAATATGCTGTAAATAGGTCATTAAATTTATGTAATATTCCATTATATATGATATATGATTTTTCATCAGATTTTCAGAAATGTAACGTAAAATTTTTTTCAGATTTGTCAGTATATATTTTACattgtgtatatatatacatttatatatatattgtatattgtagATCGTGTAGATTGTATTATATTAtgtaataataaaataaagtaTAAAGATGTAATGCAAAATTAATTTGCGCTGAAAAAATGGTTTTTTCCTGGAGAATGCTACAATGCCAGTTGCCCTGGGACTTGGCCAAGAGACTTTCTTTTCGCACTTTCactgacaaaaaaaaaacaagttcCTTTCTTGGAAATTGAACAAGacaaatttaatatttattttattggtTATACGAATTTAATCAAATAGAAGAAATTAATGAATGCAagtacaaataaaaataatccATTCATaggaaaaagaaaaggaacAAGTCTTCAGACTCTCACTCAGTCATCGCTACTGTTAAACAGTTTCCAAGTCGATCGATCGTCTAGGGAATGGTGTTATTTAGAACGGCCTTGAGCAGCAAATAActtaaaacatctttgcggcCACTCTCTGGATCGACGATCCGAATGAAGCGAACAGGCATGCGGGTGAAGTGGATTTCCTGCTGTGTGGGAGTAGATAATTCTATATTTCCCACGCCATCCCAGTGGATCATGTCGCAAGAGACCTCCACGGTGCAGTTGGGCGTGTCATTGGTCTTTAGAATAACTTCGATAGAGATGATATTGATTATGCACCAGAAGCTCAGCTTAATAACGATCTCATTTTGGTTGACAAAAAAACCTTTACCTAAATGGAAGGCCACATCCACTCCTGGAGACACATGGGCACGATAGGGCAATATCGACGTGATTATCGGTTTCTCGATGGCGTCGAGTATTTTTACGGACTCGACGATCCCAGAGGGACGCACCACACGCACCAGGTCTTCGACACTAATGAGAGAGAGACGTACAAGCGAGAGCACCGATTTGATGTCCACGCCCTGATTGTGGCGACTCCATTTGAGTACCGATTGAAAGACATTGATTTCGTGTTCAATCAATGTGTCCCGTCGCAGCACTTCTTCCAGTGATTCCTTGGACAGCATTTGGAAGGACTGGTGTTTCAGAACTTGGGGTGCATTTTTGTCCATGAACTTAAGGCATTTCATGGTCAGCTCTGCAAGATTGAATTTGCGAGCTGTATCCAGGATCATGCACGTGTTGCTGATGGACAGATTATTCTGCAGATGTTTGGCTAGGGCCAATACGACTTCTGGCAAGATATACAGATTTGCCAAACCAAGCACTTTGGAGGTTGCATCCACGTCCACGGATACAGCAAGAGTGCCCGAGTAAAGATAGCGTAGGATTACCTTGAATGCCTCCAGCGGCACGTCCAGACGCACCTCCATCGGCTTCTTCAGCGGTTCCTCCATCGACTCCTCCAGCGGCTCCTCCAGCGACACCTCCAGCGGCTCCTCCAGTGGCTCCTCTTGGGGCTCCTCCTGCGGCACGTCTGGTTCATTTGACTCGGTCATGTCTCCGTAGAGCAGGGCGCGGAAGTACAGGCTGCGGTTTGCTAGTATCATACGGTGCGCCGGCAGGCGCTGATCCTCCACAATGAACCACATATCCGAGAAGAGCTCGTCCATGCAGAGACTGCCTACATCCTTCAAGACTCCTTCGCGGAAGGTGTCCTCCAACGTTTTCATGGAGCTGCGGCGTCTCTTAGCGGCGGACGAAGCGGAGGACGAAGAGGTTTCTGGACTGATCTGTTTGGACTGGTAGGTGTTTTTCTTTAGATTTGTAATCCGTATATTCAATAGACTTacttttttttcgttttcttcaGCAGCTAATTTTTTAAGTGCAATTTCTTGTCACACGCTTTAAAGAGAAGTTGgctgcaaaaaaaaatatcgaTTGATTTGATGAATATATTGCGATATTGCGTCCATGCGATATGtgcattttaattaatttttttttctttgaaCCCCCTACTACTCTGTAATAAATTGCGTACTAATTGTCGCTGTTTCTATTTGAATTCTTCCGACTATTTACTGCTTCTATGTAATTTAATgtggtacatacatatatcgataAGACATTCTCCATCCAAAAACCCCATCCCTATTTACATATGAGTTGTACTTGGTAAGCGATGCAAAAAGTACACTATTTTCAGATTAAATGCACAAATGCACAAATGCACAATCCCCGTGTGTCCGGTGGAATTTATCTGTGCTCTGTGTCGTATTGACGGATTATTTCCATAGTTAATGTGATTGCAATTTGAGCTTTATCGAGTCCTACAAGGTCGAAGGGAGGCAGCGCAGGGGATATCTGTTGCACATTAGAAACCCACTTGTTGTATTGTTGCGGTATTTTTCGTAAATCAAACTACTATCTAGGAACAAACGTTAACtttaaaagaaaataaaaaaattgtgGGCCTataaattattatttctgaccctcaaaaatataccgaaatataccgtctcattttcaaaatataccgtaaatgtACTGATAAATTATATACcaccatattcctcgattttgatattcagttgaatattattagctagcTGGAACTTTCAGATCTAagcacataattttatccgattaatgagTCGATTTCCTAGatgactggcttattttaagTACTTCCTTCAATTTGATTGATTATAAAATAAAGTTTAAGCAAAAAGGTCAACAAAAATGTTCACTAAATTAATGCTTttacatggtaactacacAGTAAGTACACATTTGCTACATGCTAACTACATATTTCTTAATTATCAACAGAAACACCTGACGAGGAAGTGTGCACGGTTGTTGGAAAAATACTGGAAGAGATTAGAATGTATTAGTATATTCAAAATCCTATACAAAATATAccgatatatatgtatatatatgtatatacattaTCCAAATATGCTGTAAATAGGTCATTAAATTTATGTAATATTCCATTATATATGATATATGATTTTTCATCAGATTTTCAGAAATGTAACGTAAAATTTTTTTTAGATTTGTCAGTATATATTTTACattgtgtatatatatacatttatatatatattgtatattgtagATCGTGTAGATTGTATTATATTAtgtaataataaaataaagtaTAAAGATGTAATGCAAAATTAATTTGCGCTGAAAAAATGGTTTTTTCCTGGAGAATGCTACAATGCCAGTTGCCCTGGGACTTGGCCAAGACTTTCTTTTCGCACTTTCactgacaaaaaaaaacaagttcCTTTCTTGGAAATTGAACAAGacaaatttaatatttattttattggtTATACGAATTTAATCAAATAGAAGAAATTAATGAATGGAagtacaaataaaaataatccATTCATaggaaaaagaaaaggaacAAGTCTTCAGACTCTCACTCAGTCATCGCTACTGTTAAACAGTTTCCAAGTCGATCGATCGTCTAGGGAATGGTGTTATTTAGAACGGCCTTGAGCAGCAAATAActtaaaacatctttgcggcCACTCTCTGGATCGACGATCCGAATGAAGCGAACAGGCATGCGGGTGAAGTGGATTTCCTGCTGTGTGGGAGTAGATAATTCTATATTTCCTACGCCATCCCAGTGGATCATGTCGCAAGAGACCTCCACGGTGCAGTTGGGCGTGTCATTGGTCTTTAGAATAACTTCGATAGAGATGATATTGATTATGCACCAGAAGCTCAGCTTAATAACGATCTCATTTTGGTTGACAACAAAACCTTTACCTAAATGGAAGGCCACATCCACTCCTGGAGACACGTGGGCACGATAGGGCAATATCGACGTGATTATCGGTTTCTCGATGGCGTCGAGTATTTTTACGGACTCGACGATCCCAGAGGGACGCACCACACGCACCAGGTCTTCGACACTAATGAGAGAGAGACGTACAAGCGAGAGCACCGATTTGATGTCCACGCCCTGATTGTGGCGACTCCATTTGAGTACCGATTGAAAGACATTGATTTCGTGTTCAATCAATGTGTCCCGTCGCAGCACTTCTTCCAGTGATTCCTTGGACAGCATTTGGAAGGACTGGTGTTTCAGAACTTGGGGTGCATTTTTGTCCATGAACTTAAGGCATTTCATGGACAGCTCTGCAAGATTGAATTTGCAAGCTGTATCCAGGATCATGCACGTGTTGCTGATGGACAGATTATTCTGCAGATGTTTGGCTAGGGCCAATACGACTTCTGGCAAGATATACAGATTTGCCAAACCAAGCACTTTGGAGGTTGCATCCACGTCCAGTGTGGATACAGCAAGAATGCCCGAGTAAAGATAGCCTAGGATTACCTTGAATGCCTCCAGCGGCACGTCCAGACGCACCTCCATCGGCTTCTTCAGCGGTTCCTCCATCGACTCCTCCAGCGGCTCCTCCAGCGACACCTCCAGCGGCTCCTCCAGTGGCTCCTCTTGGGGCTCCTCCTGCGGCACGTCTGGTTCATTTGACTCGGTCATGTCTCCGTAGAGCAGGGCGCGGAAGTACAGGCTGCGGTTTGCTAGTATCATACGGTGCGCCGGCAGGCGCTGATCCTCCACAATGAACCACATATCCGAGAATAGCTCGTCCATGAAGAGACTGCCTACATCCTTCAAGAATCCTTCGCGGAAGGTGTCCTCCAACGTTTCCATGGAGCTGCGGCGTCTCTTAGCGGCGGACGAAGCGGAGGACGAAGAGGTTTCTGGACTGATCTGTTTGGACTGGTAGGTGTTTTTCTTTAGATTTGTAATCCGTATATTCAATAGACTTacttttttttcgttttcttcaGCAGCTAATTTTTTAAGTGCAATTTCTTGTCACACGCTTTAAAGAGAAGTTGgctgcaaaaaaaaatatcgaTTGATTTGATGAATATATTGCGATATTGCGTCCATGCGATATGtgcattttaattaatttttttttctttgaaCCCCCTACTACTCTGTAATAAATTGCGTACTAATTGTCGCTGTTTCTATTTGAATTCTTCCGACTATTTACTGCTTCTATGTAATTTAATgtggtacatacatatatcgataAGACATTCTCCATCCAAAAACCCCATCCCTATTTACATATGAGTTGTACTTGGTAAGCGATGCAAAAAGTACACTATTT
The Drosophila miranda strain MSH22 chromosome XL, D.miranda_PacBio2.1, whole genome shotgun sequence genome window above contains:
- the LOC117188808 gene encoding BTB/POZ domain-containing protein 9-like: METLEDTFREGFLKDVGSLFMDELFSDMWFIVEDQRLPAHRMILANRSLYFRALLYGDMTESNEPDVPQEEPQEEPLEEPLEVSLEEPLEESMEEPLKKPMEVRLDVPLEAFKVILGYLYSGILAVSTLDVDATSKVLGLANLYILPEVVLALAKHLQNNLSISNTCMILDTACKFNLAELSMKCLKFMDKNAPQVLKHQSFQMLSKESLEEVLRRDTLIEHEINVFQSVLKWSRHNQGVDIKSVLSLVRLSLISVEDLVRVVRPSGIVESVKILDAIEKPIITSILPYRAHVSPGVDVAFHLGKGFVVNQNEIVIKLSFWCIINIISIEVILKTNDTPNCTVEVSCDMIHWDGVGNIELSTPTQQEIHFTRMPVRFIRIVDPESGRKDVLSYLLLKAVLNNTIP
- the LOC108160701 gene encoding protein NipSnap, whose translation is MLKLRNILSVGNNNGLSAVRWISTTANCRESDSWFSKLLVRKIEPTKESHSRMLSDKEIIYALHTHNVRPDSMSAYLNNYKTTVSLMNDKKANLSCNLVASWSVQVGDMDQCLHLWKYTGGFEKIDQAKEDLWNDPEYLSLMQERSKFLRSRHLQYLLAFSYWPQIASRSGKNIYEMRSYRLTPGTMIEWGNNWARAINYRKHNNEAFAGFFSQIGRLYNVHHIWCYSSLQDRKETREAAWRSPGWDECVAYTVPLIRDMHCRVLAPTEFSPTQ
- the LOC117187109 gene encoding BTB/POZ domain-containing protein 9-like, producing MKTLEDTFREGVLKDVGSLCMDELFSDMWFIVEDQRLPAHRMILANRSLYFRALLYGDMTESNEPDVPQEEPQEEPLEEPLEVSLEEPLEESMEEPLKKPMEVRLDVPLEAFKVILRYLYSGTLAVSVDVDATSKVLGLANLYILPEVVLALAKHLQNNLSISNTCMILDTARKFNLAELTMKCLKFMDKNAPQVLKHQSFQMLSKESLEEVLRRDTLIEHEINVFQSVLKWSRHNQGVDIKSVLSLVRLSLISVEDLVRVVRPSGIVESVKILDAIEKPIITSILPYRAHVSPGVDVAFHLGKGFFVNQNEIVIKLSFWCIINIISIEVILKTNDTPNCTVEVSCDMIHWDGVGNIELSTPTQQEIHFTRMPVRFIRIVDPESGRKDVLSYLLLKAVLNNTIP